One stretch of Schlesneria sp. DSM 10557 DNA includes these proteins:
- a CDS encoding protein kinase, whose amino-acid sequence MANEEQLVDDQYQLAVCIASGGSSQVWEVVEKTSGRHLAMKLLKTDVPDFKENKAQMKRESEIHKTFEHPLIVKFERYSSNRDHTYILMEYFRASNLKLQIKADSNSVHLKVRQLFEGICSALSHVHNKGFIHRDIKPDNVLMNKAGEVRLCDFSLSTRQATGLSKMFGGKLKTIQGTRTYIAPETIRRRQPTIQTDLYSLGVLFFEVLAGKTPFQAPTPEELLQKHLGAEPPNPSEFNPNVTPEMDRIVAKLLKKKPTDRPASVDEVLQELKRIRIFKEDIIDAAAVKKANEDKDALEMLSEVRLDSRADAKLKEMLATNPEFAQKFAEEKLNQEKKKKAANQLQLDRIKSAETEDAARAKGKKGAAPAPAAQPVPPQVAMPMPMPGYPPGFQPYPPGYPGYPQGQMPMMPPQMMPPQMMPPQMMPGMPQPMPGMPQYAPQPPMGNPQAMHQPPRPAAPVPPSGGQPPAVKQGPPSAAATPPGPQGVPQRQPTHPQTPQVQPGMPPVARPNATPPAAPAQRVNPVPITPMPQPGAGAPPANRPATPPAKPPAAKTPAGGPYTGPAPRPVTYQTPASPENADLEYMTDLPDIL is encoded by the coding sequence ATGGCTAATGAAGAGCAACTCGTCGACGATCAATATCAGCTTGCGGTGTGTATTGCTTCGGGGGGCAGCAGTCAGGTGTGGGAAGTCGTCGAGAAAACTTCCGGACGGCACTTGGCCATGAAGTTGCTCAAAACCGATGTTCCCGACTTCAAAGAAAATAAAGCGCAGATGAAGCGCGAGTCGGAAATTCACAAAACGTTCGAACACCCACTGATTGTGAAATTTGAAAGGTACTCATCGAACCGCGATCATACGTACATTTTGATGGAGTACTTCCGCGCTTCGAACCTCAAGCTTCAGATCAAGGCAGACTCAAACAGTGTTCATTTGAAGGTCCGACAGCTGTTTGAAGGAATCTGTTCTGCTCTGTCGCATGTTCACAATAAGGGTTTCATTCACCGTGATATCAAGCCCGACAATGTGCTCATGAATAAAGCGGGTGAGGTACGGTTGTGTGACTTTTCGCTGTCGACGAGGCAGGCAACCGGTCTCAGCAAAATGTTCGGAGGGAAGCTGAAGACGATTCAGGGGACACGAACGTACATTGCTCCCGAAACGATCCGACGCCGTCAGCCCACGATTCAAACCGATCTTTACAGTCTTGGTGTGCTGTTCTTTGAAGTCCTTGCAGGAAAGACTCCGTTCCAGGCCCCGACGCCTGAAGAACTTCTGCAAAAGCATCTTGGGGCAGAACCGCCCAATCCCTCCGAATTCAATCCCAATGTCACCCCAGAGATGGATCGAATTGTTGCGAAATTGCTGAAAAAGAAACCGACGGACCGCCCTGCCAGTGTGGATGAAGTGCTGCAGGAGCTGAAACGGATTCGCATTTTCAAAGAGGACATTATCGATGCCGCGGCGGTGAAAAAGGCGAACGAAGACAAGGACGCCTTGGAAATGCTTTCCGAAGTGCGACTTGACAGCCGAGCGGACGCGAAGCTCAAGGAAATGCTGGCGACAAATCCCGAGTTCGCACAAAAATTTGCAGAGGAAAAGCTGAATCAGGAGAAAAAGAAGAAAGCTGCCAATCAGTTGCAACTGGACCGCATCAAGTCCGCTGAGACCGAGGATGCAGCCCGGGCAAAAGGCAAGAAGGGGGCGGCGCCCGCTCCGGCAGCCCAGCCCGTGCCTCCGCAGGTAGCGATGCCGATGCCCATGCCCGGCTATCCACCCGGCTTTCAGCCGTATCCACCTGGGTACCCGGGGTATCCGCAGGGGCAGATGCCCATGATGCCACCCCAAATGATGCCGCCGCAGATGATGCCCCCTCAAATGATGCCTGGAATGCCGCAGCCCATGCCGGGGATGCCGCAATACGCTCCGCAGCCACCCATGGGAAATCCGCAGGCGATGCACCAGCCTCCGCGACCGGCTGCTCCGGTTCCCCCTTCAGGAGGCCAGCCCCCAGCGGTCAAGCAGGGCCCTCCATCCGCTGCCGCCACCCCACCCGGACCTCAGGGGGTTCCACAGCGGCAACCGACGCACCCGCAAACGCCGCAAGTCCAGCCTGGTATGCCACCTGTGGCGCGACCAAATGCGACTCCACCGGCCGCTCCGGCGCAGCGCGTCAATCCCGTACCGATCACTCCGATGCCACAACCGGGGGCGGGGGCTCCGCCAGCGAATCGCCCCGCCACGCCACCGGCAAAACCACCTGCAGCGAAGACTCCGGCAGGGGGTCCGTACACGGGACCTGCTCCTCGCCCCGTCACTTATCAGACCCCTGCGAGCCCGGAGAACGCCGATCTGGAGTATATGACCGATTTGCCGGATATCCTTTAA
- a CDS encoding efflux RND transporter periplasmic adaptor subunit has product MMIRFQKFLCTSGIVLSGIMFSSEQGFSQANLPLATTGEQVVIKREATRVIDPHKYRVPLAVEANQTVTLVAPFDGLVKQLAAKTNSRVQAQGEVVRLDNSVQKLRLAHAQAMLKKAIAEQKAAGKEEITAELAQAGVDIAKIDVELAQSLLDLATIRAPFAGEVQRVLVTEGQFLRAGDPVAIVADSSKVKVEIPVERAQAENGKSFPLKIEGVEVQGKIDQVLPLPARFDVLRELFDSIASVQVVVDNNGEKIKAGQTVFVPLIPRQPVTEVPVTAVGNLPDGNRKIQVVRQYVVRDIPVTVLAQVGGSRVFVSGPFAEGDEVIYESSHQLGDGFQLKPSSGTSVAGGAAPEKGPASPTTVNPTNTNPKAPPF; this is encoded by the coding sequence ATGATGATTCGATTTCAAAAGTTCCTCTGCACAAGCGGAATCGTACTATCCGGAATCATGTTTTCGTCAGAGCAGGGATTCTCTCAGGCGAACCTCCCGCTGGCGACGACGGGGGAGCAGGTCGTGATTAAGCGCGAAGCGACTCGCGTCATTGATCCGCACAAGTATCGTGTCCCTCTGGCCGTCGAAGCGAATCAGACAGTCACGCTGGTGGCTCCGTTCGATGGACTCGTCAAACAACTCGCAGCGAAGACAAATTCCAGGGTACAGGCTCAGGGTGAGGTCGTTCGGCTGGATAATTCCGTCCAGAAACTTCGTCTGGCGCATGCCCAGGCGATGCTGAAAAAAGCGATTGCCGAACAAAAAGCAGCGGGGAAGGAAGAGATTACTGCAGAGTTGGCTCAGGCGGGGGTCGACATCGCAAAGATCGATGTGGAACTTGCGCAATCACTCCTGGATCTCGCCACGATTCGGGCACCCTTCGCCGGCGAAGTGCAGCGCGTGCTGGTCACTGAAGGCCAATTTCTCCGTGCAGGGGATCCCGTCGCAATCGTGGCGGACAGCAGTAAGGTGAAAGTCGAAATTCCGGTTGAGCGAGCACAGGCGGAAAATGGCAAGAGTTTTCCTCTGAAGATCGAAGGGGTTGAAGTTCAGGGGAAAATTGATCAGGTGCTGCCGCTGCCGGCCCGGTTCGATGTGCTGCGGGAACTTTTCGATTCCATCGCGTCAGTGCAGGTCGTGGTGGACAACAATGGTGAGAAGATCAAGGCAGGGCAGACCGTCTTTGTCCCCCTGATTCCACGTCAGCCCGTTACCGAAGTGCCTGTCACCGCGGTGGGGAATCTGCCTGATGGAAATCGAAAAATACAGGTCGTTCGTCAATATGTCGTGCGGGATATTCCTGTAACTGTTCTGGCGCAGGTCGGGGGTTCTCGCGTCTTCGTCAGCGGGCCGTTTGCGGAAGGGGATGAGGTGATTTACGAATCGTCTCACCAATTGGGCGATGGTTTTCAACTGAAGCCTTCGTCCGGGACTTCGGTTGCAGGGGGCGCGGCGCCTGAGAAAGGCCCCGCCTCTCCCACCACAGTCAATCCAACGAATACGAACCCCAAGGCCCCCCCGTTCTGA
- a CDS encoding peroxiredoxin family protein: MNGALIGLVAWLSVANLQPGTELQYVGSLSQQAKTGESEVKSFSLYAVTIDDEKGDPQLAYYLEERGGGSFGWPERFGLLPLAGTASAKPRPIRLLYTHNDQQYPLPVRSPLCEFADKLTPQATWTEGRYTYVVTRKKNVKGREGLVVEVASNFGPVQTMVIEPATGILLSLEEKIIIGRGDEFQLKLDLQSQKQIPSSDLDRNRASLMSLLSVKAELGRTGDQKVVELTRDQLKSLQSNLPQYEKEAEGTGWSRLVASIGLDLKQQKKRLDGVAGLEKKLVGRPAPEWTLKLTDGSTFTSDDAKDKVVVLHFWQYRGEPLNEPYGQIGYLDFLNNKRKKLGVRVIGVNVDERFANPDQKNTALRSMKKLLEFMNVGYDMAIDDETALSEFGDPRATGAPLPLWIVIGHDGKVAHHHTGFYDIKPDEGLKQLDDAVIEAIRRRKGK, translated from the coding sequence GTGAATGGGGCTCTGATCGGTTTGGTCGCCTGGTTATCGGTTGCAAATCTTCAACCAGGAACGGAACTGCAATACGTTGGCTCGCTGAGTCAGCAGGCGAAAACGGGTGAGTCTGAGGTTAAATCATTCAGCCTCTACGCCGTGACCATTGACGATGAAAAAGGTGACCCTCAACTCGCTTACTATCTGGAAGAACGTGGTGGCGGAAGTTTCGGCTGGCCTGAACGTTTCGGCTTGCTCCCCCTGGCCGGCACCGCGTCCGCAAAGCCCCGGCCGATTCGTCTGCTGTACACTCACAACGATCAGCAGTATCCCCTGCCGGTGCGTTCGCCGCTCTGTGAGTTTGCTGACAAGCTCACCCCACAGGCCACTTGGACAGAAGGTCGTTACACCTACGTGGTCACCCGCAAGAAGAACGTGAAAGGGCGTGAAGGTCTGGTGGTCGAGGTCGCGTCGAACTTCGGCCCGGTTCAGACGATGGTCATTGAACCGGCAACGGGAATCCTCTTGTCGCTCGAAGAGAAAATCATCATCGGCCGGGGGGACGAGTTCCAACTTAAACTGGATCTGCAATCACAAAAACAAATCCCAAGCTCTGATCTTGATCGAAACCGTGCGTCTCTCATGTCACTGCTTAGCGTCAAGGCAGAACTGGGGCGGACGGGCGATCAAAAAGTCGTCGAACTGACACGGGACCAACTGAAGTCGCTCCAGTCCAATCTCCCTCAGTACGAAAAAGAAGCCGAAGGGACAGGGTGGTCTCGACTCGTCGCCTCCATCGGCCTGGATTTGAAACAGCAGAAAAAGCGTCTGGACGGAGTTGCTGGTCTGGAGAAAAAACTCGTTGGCCGCCCTGCTCCTGAGTGGACTCTGAAACTGACCGACGGATCGACCTTCACCAGCGACGACGCCAAAGACAAAGTCGTCGTTCTGCACTTCTGGCAGTACCGTGGTGAACCACTGAATGAACCGTACGGCCAGATTGGCTACCTCGATTTTCTGAATAACAAACGGAAAAAACTTGGCGTCCGCGTCATCGGAGTAAACGTCGACGAACGGTTCGCTAATCCCGATCAGAAGAATACCGCCCTCCGTTCCATGAAGAAGTTGCTGGAATTTATGAATGTTGGCTATGACATGGCCATCGATGATGAAACGGCACTCTCCGAATTCGGTGATCCTCGCGCCACAGGTGCCCCCCTGCCACTTTGGATCGTCATTGGCCATGACGGAAAAGTCGCGCACCACCATACGGGCTTTTATGACATCAAGCCTGACGAAGGCTTAAAACAACTCGACGACGCGGTGATCGAAGCGATCCGGCGTCGGAAAGGAAAATAG
- a CDS encoding YiiX/YebB-like N1pC/P60 family cysteine hydrolase, translated as MWSLFVACTFACCGPSADATTPTPPQDLISEISQNLQTGSLIFSQGDCLAVKVFSRSSYTHVGGVVAKDGQFIVYDSMNGAGVGKTSLEEYVRRQTPSTLHIVHPTAPFSSSKAAAFEQHLESQLGRKYSVKHHLTGKRCDGLHCAEYMTDALMNAEVLFAKQPPRVSPGSLFEGVTATKAYQEGSHFELKVSDPPPALDRPWYERAWNCTSTTCRKSASQMRRWFVCR; from the coding sequence ATGTGGTCCCTATTCGTAGCCTGTACGTTCGCATGTTGTGGTCCGAGTGCTGACGCGACAACGCCCACACCGCCACAAGACCTCATCTCAGAAATCTCACAGAACCTCCAGACGGGATCTTTAATCTTCAGTCAGGGAGACTGTCTGGCCGTCAAGGTCTTCTCACGGAGCAGCTACACACACGTGGGGGGCGTCGTGGCTAAGGACGGACAGTTTATTGTCTATGACAGCATGAACGGAGCAGGGGTCGGTAAGACGTCGCTGGAGGAATACGTCCGCCGTCAGACACCCAGCACGCTTCATATTGTTCACCCCACCGCTCCGTTCTCGTCCTCAAAGGCTGCCGCATTCGAGCAACACCTCGAGAGTCAGCTTGGGCGCAAGTACTCGGTCAAGCACCATCTGACGGGGAAACGATGTGACGGACTTCACTGTGCTGAGTACATGACGGATGCATTAATGAACGCAGAAGTGCTGTTCGCGAAACAACCGCCGCGAGTTTCTCCGGGAAGCCTCTTCGAAGGCGTGACGGCGACAAAAGCCTACCAGGAGGGGAGCCACTTTGAATTGAAGGTGAGCGATCCACCTCCCGCACTGGATCGACCGTGGTACGAACGGGCCTGGAACTGTACTTCGACAACGTGTCGCAAAAGTGCATCCCAGATGCGCCGCTGGTTCGTCTGTCGCTAG
- a CDS encoding adenylate kinase, protein MSGLTPVPEADPSSLRRILIIGTSCAGKSTLGSEVGRILGVPHTELDSLHWGAEWTPVPVDVFRERVATVTAGDRWVIDGNYHAVRDLIWPEATCIVWLDYSFPLVLWRSVYRSWRRIFRGETCCNGNRETLRLLLSGDSIIWWVITTYHERRREFSEILPQWAQQGRIIRVFRRPSEATQWLESLPAGTDRTEMSTPRQDQGRDESEQR, encoded by the coding sequence ATGTCTGGATTAACCCCCGTTCCCGAAGCGGATCCGTCTTCGCTCCGCCGCATTCTGATCATCGGAACGAGTTGCGCCGGAAAATCGACCTTGGGGAGCGAAGTAGGACGGATTCTGGGAGTTCCCCATACCGAGCTGGATTCCCTCCACTGGGGTGCAGAATGGACACCGGTGCCTGTTGACGTATTCCGTGAGCGGGTCGCGACTGTCACTGCGGGGGATCGGTGGGTGATCGACGGAAACTACCATGCCGTCCGTGACTTGATCTGGCCTGAAGCCACGTGCATCGTCTGGCTCGACTATTCCTTTCCCCTGGTTCTCTGGAGGTCCGTCTATCGCTCATGGAGACGGATCTTCAGAGGGGAAACCTGCTGTAATGGCAATCGCGAAACGCTGAGGCTGCTTCTGTCTGGTGATTCGATCATCTGGTGGGTGATCACAACCTATCATGAGCGCCGACGCGAATTTTCAGAAATCCTGCCCCAGTGGGCGCAGCAGGGGCGGATCATCAGGGTCTTTCGTCGTCCGAGTGAAGCAACGCAGTGGCTGGAAAGTCTCCCAGCAGGCACGGACCGTACTGAGATGTCAACACCGAGACAAGATCAGGGTCGAGACGAATCAGAGCAACGTTAG
- a CDS encoding prolyl oligopeptidase family protein yields the protein MNYARLGCAVFLFAVVAVEAGEKLKYPTTREVDQIDNLHGVDVRDPYRWLEEDVRESRDVAGWVEEQNKVTFGYLATIPQRDAIKKRLTELWNYEKYGTPFKAGGLYFYFKNDGLQNQSVLYKLESLDSEPIVLIDPNAWSKDGTVALGGMSFSPDGRYVAYSVAEAGSDWNTWRILEVSSGRALGDELKWVKFSGAAWTADSKGFFYSRYDEPPAGAAFQKTNLNQKVYYHRIGALQSDDVLVYQRPDEPTWGFGCDVSEDGKYLVIQIWKGTDHKYQIVYKDLTEPYGMPVGLITNFDHEYRFLGNEGSVFFFQTDLDAPLKRVISIDVRRPSEVRELVPQAAETLAGVDLVANMFVVTYLKDAKTQVKMFGLDGTLVREVDFPGIGSASGFSGRRTDTETFYSFSSFATPPTIFRYDLLTGKSTKLRQAAVKFNPEDYQVEQVFYTSKDGTRVPMFITHKKGMKLDGANPTLLYGYGGFSISLPPSFSISRIAWLEQGGVFAMPNLRGGGEYGEDWHKAGTKLNKQNVFDDFIAAAEWLIEHKYTSPSKLAIQGGSNGGLLVGACLTQRPELFGACLPAVGVMDMLRFQKFTAGRFWVDDYGSSDHSDEFRALYAYSPYHNLKPGTKYPATLVTTADTDDRVVPSHSFKFAARLQECQAGEAPTLIRIETRAGHGAGKPTDKMIEEVADQWAFLVKNLGLGR from the coding sequence ATGAATTACGCCAGGCTGGGTTGTGCGGTTTTTCTATTTGCTGTGGTGGCCGTTGAAGCAGGTGAGAAATTGAAGTACCCCACGACACGCGAGGTAGATCAGATCGATAATCTGCACGGAGTCGACGTTCGTGACCCTTATCGATGGCTGGAAGAGGATGTTCGCGAATCCCGCGACGTGGCTGGATGGGTCGAAGAGCAGAACAAGGTGACGTTCGGCTACCTCGCTACGATTCCTCAACGTGACGCCATCAAGAAGCGACTGACAGAACTTTGGAATTACGAGAAGTACGGCACGCCGTTTAAGGCTGGGGGACTGTATTTCTATTTCAAAAACGACGGTCTACAGAACCAGTCGGTCCTCTATAAACTCGAATCGCTGGACTCTGAACCGATCGTGCTTATCGACCCGAACGCCTGGTCGAAAGATGGCACTGTCGCACTGGGAGGAATGTCATTTAGTCCCGATGGACGGTACGTCGCCTATAGTGTGGCCGAAGCGGGGTCGGACTGGAATACGTGGCGAATTCTGGAAGTCAGCTCGGGGAGGGCCTTGGGGGATGAACTCAAGTGGGTCAAGTTCAGTGGTGCCGCCTGGACAGCAGACAGCAAAGGTTTCTTCTATAGCCGATACGACGAACCTCCTGCGGGGGCCGCATTTCAGAAGACGAATCTGAATCAGAAAGTCTACTACCACCGCATCGGTGCCTTGCAGTCGGACGATGTGCTGGTCTACCAGCGACCGGACGAGCCCACCTGGGGATTCGGCTGTGACGTCAGCGAGGATGGTAAATACCTGGTGATCCAGATCTGGAAGGGGACCGATCATAAGTACCAGATCGTCTATAAGGATCTGACCGAACCCTACGGGATGCCCGTTGGCCTCATCACGAACTTCGATCATGAATACCGGTTCCTGGGGAATGAGGGGAGCGTCTTCTTCTTCCAGACGGATCTGGATGCCCCTCTGAAGCGGGTCATTTCGATTGACGTTCGTCGGCCGAGCGAAGTTCGCGAGCTCGTGCCACAGGCAGCAGAAACACTCGCGGGAGTGGATCTTGTCGCAAATATGTTCGTTGTGACCTATTTGAAAGATGCCAAAACACAGGTCAAGATGTTCGGCCTGGATGGGACTCTGGTCCGTGAAGTCGATTTTCCGGGAATCGGATCTGCCAGTGGATTCAGTGGCAGGCGGACCGACACCGAGACGTTCTACTCGTTTTCGAGTTTTGCGACGCCGCCGACGATCTTCCGTTATGACCTGCTGACCGGCAAAAGTACGAAGCTGCGGCAGGCTGCGGTCAAGTTCAATCCAGAGGACTACCAGGTCGAGCAGGTGTTCTACACCAGTAAAGATGGGACGCGAGTGCCAATGTTCATTACCCATAAAAAGGGAATGAAACTGGATGGCGCCAATCCAACACTGCTGTACGGCTATGGGGGATTCTCAATTTCACTCCCCCCCAGTTTCTCCATTTCACGCATCGCCTGGCTGGAGCAGGGGGGAGTCTTCGCGATGCCTAACCTGCGTGGGGGTGGTGAATACGGGGAAGACTGGCACAAAGCAGGAACGAAGCTCAACAAGCAGAACGTGTTCGATGACTTCATCGCCGCAGCAGAGTGGTTGATCGAACACAAATACACCTCTCCCTCGAAGCTGGCAATCCAGGGGGGAAGCAACGGAGGGCTGCTGGTCGGTGCCTGTCTGACGCAGCGACCGGAGCTATTCGGTGCCTGCCTGCCCGCGGTCGGTGTGATGGACATGCTTCGTTTCCAGAAATTTACCGCTGGCCGATTCTGGGTCGATGACTATGGCAGTTCCGATCATTCCGATGAATTCCGCGCCCTTTACGCTTATTCGCCCTACCACAATTTGAAGCCCGGGACCAAGTACCCCGCGACGCTCGTCACGACCGCGGACACGGATGATCGTGTTGTCCCGAGCCACAGTTTCAAGTTTGCTGCCCGGTTGCAGGAATGTCAGGCGGGCGAGGCTCCGACACTGATTCGAATCGAAACGCGGGCAGGGCATGGTGCTGGAAAACCGACGGACAAAATGATCGAAGAGGTCGCGGATCAGTGGGCCTTTCTGGTGAAAAACCTGGGGTTGGGTCGCTGA
- the rimO gene encoding 30S ribosomal protein S12 methylthiotransferase RimO, producing MLGTLALDGYSLVSEPDGADFVIVNTCGFIDSSRAESKAVIREMLDLKRAGKTKGVIVAGCLPQRLGPALLDELPEIDHIVGVFGRDEINRVADHLIGMAREQRELFRPAPLKAMDDRARLRITPQHYAYLKISEGCDRTCTFCSIPKMRGKHITKPIEMVIAEAQELAKDGVRELNLVAQDTTYYGLDLYGKVRLADLIKELDQVDGVDWIRLMYLYPIHFTDELIDAINNSPKVIPYLDMPLQHINDQVLRRMQRRVNRSQTEELVRKLRDRVDGLVMRTTFVVGFPGETDAQFEELKQFVEEAQFERMGVFPYSFEPDTPATKLDGHLPEDVKNARRDELMAIQQQIAFEYGDSLVGSEIDVLIDEQLEDGIWVGRGYMDAPEIDGAVFVSGEDLQPGMFVPVEIVERKDYDLVGVAVDDSEQP from the coding sequence ATGCTGGGAACCTTGGCTCTCGACGGTTACTCGCTCGTCAGCGAACCGGACGGAGCAGACTTCGTCATTGTCAATACCTGCGGATTCATCGACAGTTCCCGTGCCGAATCCAAGGCTGTGATCCGTGAAATGCTCGATCTGAAGCGAGCAGGCAAAACCAAGGGGGTCATCGTGGCAGGCTGTCTGCCTCAACGACTGGGCCCCGCGCTGCTCGACGAACTACCCGAAATCGATCACATCGTCGGGGTCTTCGGACGTGACGAAATTAATCGTGTCGCCGATCACCTGATCGGCATGGCACGCGAACAGCGGGAACTTTTCCGTCCTGCTCCTCTGAAAGCGATGGATGACAGGGCTCGTCTGCGAATCACGCCGCAGCACTATGCCTACCTGAAGATTTCCGAAGGGTGTGACCGCACCTGCACATTCTGTTCGATCCCGAAGATGCGCGGAAAGCACATCACAAAGCCGATCGAAATGGTAATCGCAGAAGCGCAGGAACTGGCCAAAGATGGTGTTCGCGAACTGAATCTCGTCGCCCAGGACACCACGTACTACGGACTGGATCTCTACGGCAAAGTCCGACTGGCGGATCTGATCAAGGAACTGGATCAGGTCGACGGAGTCGACTGGATCCGCTTGATGTATCTGTATCCGATTCATTTCACCGATGAACTGATCGACGCCATCAACAATTCACCGAAAGTGATACCTTATCTCGATATGCCCTTGCAGCATATCAATGATCAGGTGTTGCGACGGATGCAGCGTCGAGTCAATCGCAGCCAGACGGAAGAACTGGTGCGCAAGCTGCGTGATCGCGTTGACGGTCTGGTCATGCGAACGACCTTCGTTGTCGGTTTCCCCGGTGAGACCGATGCCCAGTTCGAAGAACTGAAGCAGTTTGTCGAAGAAGCCCAGTTTGAACGAATGGGCGTCTTCCCTTACTCATTCGAACCTGATACGCCCGCCACGAAGCTGGACGGGCACCTACCTGAAGACGTTAAGAACGCTCGTCGCGATGAACTGATGGCGATTCAGCAGCAGATCGCGTTTGAATACGGCGATTCACTCGTCGGCAGCGAAATCGATGTGCTGATTGACGAGCAACTTGAAGATGGGATCTGGGTCGGTCGCGGTTATATGGACGCTCCGGAAATCGATGGAGCTGTCTTCGTGAGTGGAGAAGACCTTCAACCGGGCATGTTTGTTCCCGTCGAAATCGTCGAACGCAAAGACTATGACCTTGTTGGGGTCGCCGTCGACGATTCCGAACAGCCCTGA